The Phoenix dactylifera cultivar Barhee BC4 unplaced genomic scaffold, palm_55x_up_171113_PBpolish2nd_filt_p 001117F, whole genome shotgun sequence sequence CCCTTATAGTAATGATCTTTCTTTGATTAAAAACAAATATATCGGAGATGCAAGTAGACTAGGTTAACTCAGGTTTAATTGACTCATTCTGGATCATACCCAAACCCAAATAGAATTTTGTGGGCCATGTTGGAGTCCTCAATCTAGACCTACATCTCCATGAAGTTGGATTTTAACTGCCAAACTTGATTCCAACACTAACAAAATAGTTCTTGTGAAAGCACTTCCATGTAAGTTCTTCACAGAAAGCTCCTTTGGAAAATCAGAAGCAGCATCATGCCTTTGGTCAGGCAAGTTCGAATTCTATAAGGGCGGAGATCTAGCATTGGTTTTGATACTGTATATGCTTAGATCTCCAATGGTTTGGTTTAATCCATGTTATGTTTAGTCTTTACTAGACTTGAAACTTAGCTGCTTTGGTTAGCACTAATTTATGCATTGTAGCTCATGTTTTGGACTATACAAATTATTTCTTGTCTAATTTACTATTTTCAATTATTGGCTTTAGTTATCTATTTTCCTACTTAATTACTTAATAAGCTATgtggcacttttttttttctgatggtATCTAATATTCTTTTGGTTAACGGCTAGCAAGCACCATTAGGTAATATTCTTTTGGTTTGGAGAGATTGTTACCATGGCCAAGACCGACTAATTATTGTTGCAAAAACATTTGAGACACTTTATCTCTGAATCAGAAAGAAAAAAGTGCTCGCGCCCGCCCgcgtgtgtttgtgtgtgtgtgtgtgagagagagagcattTTCATCATCAACAGATGACCCTAGCAAATGATATGCCACTGCATAATTTTGTATTTGGTATTTCCATTTGCAAGTTGTCCTTATTTAAAGTTCATTACGGTTTAAAGTAGTGAGAAATATGTCCAGTACATTTTATCCTTTCCGTTCTCCTACACTTTCTGTTTCACTAAGGTGCCTCTAATATGTCCTGGAAGGAGAGGAAAAAGTTGCAGAACCAGAATGTTGTTGCTTTGGGTGGAAAGGTAAGAATCCTTTCAGACCTTTGGCTATGCCTGAAATCAACAATTTCTCCAACTTTTCTGTAACTTTTTGCATTCTCTTCTAATCAGCCTCCTAAGAAGCATAGAACACCGCTTAGTGTGGCAAAACCAGCTATAAAAAATCAAAAGCGAagagaacaaaagaaaatagaagaggTAATGTTTCATGGTAGCTATTTTACTATTTCATGCCATCTTTACCGAGCTGATGTCTCAAAGTTTATGGTGTACTATTTTAGGGGTTGGTTCTTGGTCGATTTGTTAAGAATGCTGCAAAAAGCAATAATAAACCACAGAAGCTAAAACCTGAAGACAGAGTGTTGAAGGCAAGTGAAGGTTATTTCAGGAAAGGTGTGCTTAATGTGAATCATCTGTTGGCACCAACTCCACCGAAAGGTGATGGATCACATATCAAGGTTggtaaaggaaagaagaaagggaaagggaagaaaaagggtAAGGGAAATAGGAGAAGGGGGCATTAAGTgctccaccttttttttttttcagttgccTTTCTTTGGACTGCTTTATATGAAATTTTGGTATGTATTGACACTTATTGCCGAGGAACATCTCACACAACTTTAAGTTTTCCTCTTTTAATGCTTTTTGAGTAAAAAAGGGAAGTATTCTTTGGAATTAAAGTTACATGAGATGATATTAGTCCAAGAATCGATCTCAAAAGTTTCACGTCATTGTCATGGCACTTGCTGCAGAGTATGTAATAgagataaatatataaatacatcATTTCATCTAGGTTCTTTTGGTTGCTAAATCATTTATATGGATTGGATTATTTAGATTTACATGCTCCCTATGCAGCCGACTCAATTCTTAGTTCTGAAACACTGATAAAGTCATGGGTTGCAAGGTTGGTTAACGAACTTTTACAGCGAAA is a genomic window containing:
- the LOC103710536 gene encoding uncharacterized protein LOC103710536, with amino-acid sequence MVKSGAAAKVVYDPSNSYRSKSHSRASSGEWHNFMSSNIGDMYQKPVSRESSSYLDSENEEMDMSRILKDIEYLGASNMSWKERKKLQNQNVVALGGKPPKKHRTPLSVAKPAIKNQKRREQKKIEEGLVLGRFVKNAAKSNNKPQKLKPEDRVLKASEGYFRKGVLNVNHLLAPTPPKGDGSHIKVGKGKKKGKGKKKGKGNRRRGH